In Pseudomonas asiatica, the following are encoded in one genomic region:
- a CDS encoding phage portal protein produces the protein MFFSSLRASGAGTLTNPDSGFWRGLIGGGRSSAGVAVTPDTALALPILQNCVTLLAETVAQLPLELFQRKDKGQRDAAINHPLYDVLRYQPNPFQTPCEYMERHQGAAGLRGNAFSFIDRREDGNVTALWSLKNEQVQVLKGADLLPYYQIGVGEAVPMRMVHHVRWFGTNPYVGLSPIELHADAIGLTQAVRQYTGKSFANGVAVSGVIERPREAPAIKDQGIIDKIVDQWGHKFGGMDNSKKVALLQEGMTFKPVSMTNVDAEIVGIMKLTGLDIARIYKIPLPMVNDLEKSNYNTLEQLMIQFVVFALLPWVKRHEQAMMRDFLLPKDRRDYFIEFNLSGLLRGDQKSRYEAYAIGRQWGWLSVNDIRRLENMPPVQGGEIYLQPLNMVDAGKQPDLNNPSVRAQLELQHAEIGRILAQ, from the coding sequence ATGTTCTTTTCCAGCTTGCGCGCCTCGGGCGCGGGCACATTGACCAATCCAGACAGCGGGTTCTGGCGCGGTTTGATCGGTGGAGGTCGAAGCTCTGCGGGTGTAGCGGTAACGCCTGATACCGCGCTGGCCCTGCCGATCCTGCAGAACTGCGTGACCTTGCTGGCTGAGACAGTGGCGCAGTTGCCGCTGGAGCTGTTCCAGCGCAAGGACAAGGGGCAGCGGGATGCGGCGATCAATCACCCGCTGTACGACGTGCTGCGCTATCAGCCCAACCCATTTCAGACGCCGTGCGAGTACATGGAGCGGCATCAGGGCGCTGCGGGGCTGCGGGGTAACGCCTTCAGCTTCATCGATCGTCGGGAAGATGGCAACGTCACGGCTCTGTGGTCGCTCAAAAATGAGCAGGTGCAGGTTCTCAAGGGTGCCGACCTGCTGCCGTATTACCAGATCGGTGTCGGTGAGGCGGTGCCGATGCGGATGGTGCACCACGTGCGCTGGTTCGGCACGAACCCCTACGTCGGGTTGTCACCCATTGAGTTGCACGCTGACGCGATTGGCCTGACCCAGGCGGTTCGCCAGTACACCGGCAAGAGCTTCGCCAACGGCGTGGCCGTATCCGGCGTGATCGAGCGTCCCCGTGAGGCGCCCGCGATCAAGGACCAGGGGATCATCGACAAGATCGTCGATCAGTGGGGCCATAAGTTCGGCGGCATGGACAATTCCAAGAAAGTCGCGCTGCTGCAGGAGGGCATGACCTTCAAGCCGGTGTCGATGACCAACGTTGACGCCGAAATCGTCGGCATCATGAAACTGACCGGTCTAGACATTGCGCGGATCTACAAGATCCCGCTGCCCATGGTGAACGACCTGGAGAAGTCGAACTACAACACTCTGGAACAGTTGATGATCCAGTTTGTGGTATTCGCCCTGCTGCCCTGGGTGAAGCGCCATGAACAGGCAATGATGCGCGACTTCCTGCTGCCGAAGGATCGGCGTGACTACTTCATTGAGTTCAACCTGTCCGGCCTGCTGCGCGGCGACCAGAAAAGTCGGTACGAGGCCTATGCCATCGGCCGTCAGTGGGGTTGGCTGAGCGTGAACGACATTCGGCGCCTGGAGAACATGCCGCCCGTGCAGGGTGGTGAGATCTACCTTCAGCCGCTCAACATGGTCGACGCTGGCAAGCAGCCCGACCTGAACAACCCCAGTGTGCGCGCCCAGCTTGAGCTGCAGCACGCCGAGATCGGGAGGATCCTTGCCCAATGA
- a CDS encoding phage head closure protein, translating to MAIRAPASGELKHRMEVRKRADKPAGPGLEPEFQRICWRWVKVEPLGTATYASAQQTKTALTHRLYCRFIPDLDGDCEFVGRGRVYRVKRPTDLAGQQVWSVVEVEELGASSREGGQSNGQLCFD from the coding sequence ATGGCAATACGAGCACCTGCGTCGGGCGAGCTGAAGCACCGCATGGAAGTTCGGAAAAGGGCTGATAAGCCCGCTGGCCCCGGCCTGGAGCCTGAGTTCCAGCGGATCTGTTGGCGCTGGGTAAAGGTTGAACCGCTTGGCACGGCGACCTATGCCAGTGCCCAGCAGACCAAAACGGCGCTGACCCACCGCTTGTACTGTCGTTTCATTCCCGATCTGGACGGGGACTGTGAGTTCGTTGGCCGTGGCCGTGTTTATCGGGTGAAGCGGCCCACCGACCTCGCTGGGCAGCAAGTCTGGTCGGTAGTGGAGGTGGAGGAACTGGGGGCGTCGAGTCGCGAAGGAGGGCAGTCGAATGGCCAACTCTGTTTCGATTGA
- a CDS encoding DUF2635 domain-containing protein: MKTINLKPAPGRDCPMPHNPRELLPAGGATVPRNAYWERRISDGDAVEQKASTKPKGSTAQ, translated from the coding sequence ATGAAGACCATCAACCTCAAGCCGGCACCCGGGCGCGACTGCCCGATGCCGCACAACCCCCGCGAGCTGCTGCCCGCCGGCGGCGCCACGGTGCCGCGTAACGCGTACTGGGAGCGCCGCATCAGCGACGGTGATGCCGTCGAGCAGAAAGCCAGCACCAAGCCCAAGGGGAGCACGGCGCAATGA
- a CDS encoding S49 family peptidase: MSKRYLRASSLLFNQPLLVTPDMLDLGVRWANQTMSLNIINLGGSSAQLWKDDDPVDRVAFADEQRRNAIAQTGIEVVPVSGVLVSRGSHLNACETMTSYEGLRSQLQRAVADPLVEHIVLDIDSPGGSAVGAFELAEDIRAMTAQKPITGLVNFMAYSGGYLIGSACSELVVSRTSGVGSIGVIASHMDRSKMEEGMGVKVTTVYAGAHKNDLSPHEPITEQSMKFLNELVQESYQMFVSAVAEYRGLPVAKVIGTEAALYRGQTAIDVGLADRLQNPQHTVDELSRAVAQNRATRQTGRISVRAAALAMQVLA, from the coding sequence ATGAGTAAGCGTTATCTGCGGGCCTCCAGCCTGCTGTTCAATCAACCCCTGCTGGTTACGCCGGACATGCTCGACCTGGGCGTGCGCTGGGCCAACCAGACCATGAGCCTCAACATCATCAACCTCGGCGGTAGCTCGGCCCAGCTCTGGAAGGATGACGATCCTGTCGACCGGGTGGCATTCGCGGACGAGCAGCGCCGCAATGCGATTGCCCAGACCGGGATCGAGGTTGTCCCGGTCAGCGGTGTATTGGTCAGCCGTGGGAGTCACCTCAACGCCTGCGAGACCATGACCAGTTACGAAGGGTTGCGCTCCCAGCTGCAGCGCGCCGTGGCCGACCCCCTGGTCGAGCACATCGTGCTGGATATCGACAGCCCTGGTGGTTCTGCCGTGGGCGCCTTCGAGTTGGCCGAAGATATCCGGGCGATGACCGCGCAAAAGCCCATCACCGGCTTGGTCAACTTCATGGCGTACAGCGGTGGCTACCTGATCGGTTCGGCGTGCAGCGAGCTGGTGGTGAGTCGGACCAGTGGTGTCGGCTCCATCGGGGTGATTGCCAGTCACATGGACCGCTCGAAAATGGAAGAGGGGATGGGCGTGAAGGTGACCACGGTGTACGCCGGGGCACACAAGAACGATCTCTCCCCACATGAGCCCATCACCGAGCAGTCGATGAAATTCCTCAACGAGCTGGTGCAGGAGAGCTACCAGATGTTTGTCAGTGCTGTTGCCGAGTATCGCGGCCTTCCGGTTGCCAAAGTGATTGGCACCGAGGCTGCGTTGTATCGCGGGCAAACCGCAATCGATGTGGGGCTGGCTGACCGCCTGCAGAACCCCCAGCACACCGTTGACGAGCTGTCGCGGGCTGTTGCGCAAAACCGTGCAACACGCCAGACAGGTCGCATCAGCGTGCGTGCAGCCGCGTTGGCGATGCAGGTCCTCGCCTGA
- a CDS encoding HNH endonuclease: MCSTAFRPVAATVVDHKVAPRLQEAKESGDPEKIKAAWKLFWDQGNWQPLCKLCHDSVKQRLERTGRVAGCSPSGMPLDPNHHWNRR, encoded by the coding sequence ATGTGTTCGACGGCCTTCCGGCCGGTGGCTGCCACGGTGGTAGACCACAAGGTCGCGCCCCGTCTGCAGGAAGCAAAGGAATCCGGTGACCCTGAAAAGATCAAGGCTGCATGGAAGCTGTTCTGGGATCAGGGCAACTGGCAGCCACTGTGCAAGCTGTGCCATGACTCGGTGAAGCAGAGGCTGGAGCGCACCGGCCGGGTGGCTGGCTGCAGCCCGTCGGGCATGCCGCTCGACCCCAACCACCACTGGAACCGGCGCTGA
- a CDS encoding phage tail assembly protein codes for MSTVTHTLTAPIQAHGEELKELTLRRPTVQECRAIKSLPYNIGESGYPILDVEVAAKYIAVCAAIPASSVNQLELPDLNNVAWLVVGFFMPRDSEQSAA; via the coding sequence ATGAGCACCGTAACCCATACCCTCACTGCACCGATTCAGGCCCACGGCGAAGAACTCAAGGAACTGACCCTGCGACGGCCCACCGTGCAGGAATGTCGCGCCATCAAGTCGCTGCCCTACAACATCGGCGAAAGCGGTTACCCCATCCTCGACGTGGAAGTCGCAGCCAAATACATCGCCGTCTGCGCAGCCATCCCTGCCAGCTCGGTAAACCAGTTGGAACTGCCCGACTTGAACAACGTAGCCTGGCTCGTCGTGGGGTTTTTCATGCCCCGCGATTCGGAACAGTCGGCAGCCTAA
- a CDS encoding phage tail terminator protein — translation MKITPVIEQLRAYAPGFDERVAGGLDWDPTADSAKLEVPAAYVIAVGDSADEPVSQNVYTQEVRDAIDVCVVLPTVDERGQSVVDVLHDVRAQLWRALVGFAPDPESGPLLYDGGQLLLIDRDRVVYRYRFYADLQLGRWEQTGEGKPQTWQEWQLAGLPVLEGIDTRFDFINPLKDSNVTAPGPDGRVEFNTRENLTP, via the coding sequence ATGAAAATCACGCCTGTGATTGAGCAGCTGCGCGCCTATGCGCCTGGCTTCGATGAACGTGTGGCCGGCGGCCTGGATTGGGACCCAACCGCCGACAGCGCCAAGCTGGAGGTTCCGGCGGCCTACGTGATCGCGGTGGGCGACTCGGCCGACGAGCCGGTTTCGCAGAACGTGTACACGCAGGAAGTGCGCGACGCGATCGATGTGTGTGTGGTGCTGCCGACGGTAGACGAACGCGGGCAATCGGTGGTCGATGTGCTGCACGACGTGCGCGCCCAGTTGTGGCGCGCCCTGGTTGGCTTCGCGCCTGACCCGGAGTCGGGTCCGCTGCTGTACGACGGCGGCCAATTGCTGCTGATCGACCGCGATCGGGTGGTTTACCGCTACCGCTTCTATGCCGATCTGCAGTTGGGTCGCTGGGAACAGACCGGCGAAGGCAAGCCGCAGACCTGGCAGGAATGGCAACTGGCCGGCCTGCCGGTGCTGGAAGGGATCGACACCCGTTTCGACTTCATCAACCCCCTGAAAGACTCCAACGTCACGGCGCCAGGCCCTGACGGGAGAGTCGAGTTCAACACCCGGGAGAACCTGACCCCATGA
- a CDS encoding phage major capsid protein: MSLVLQMRNERAGLVTQVQALAKIEADGGSLSAEQLQQFTSLEAQINDLTAKISRAESAERLAAASAVPVNESAQGATSPPQGSISGPFSEKAKPGTGMAQMARLLASAHGNQQTAAQMAKDGGFPADVHMALSVVTPGAGGVLVPQNFATEVIESLRPVSIVRKMGVTSLPLNNGNLTQPRITGNTVVTYIGSDTDIPITGMTFADTKLSAKKAAAIVPISNDLLAMSGVNPRVDGLVLNDLTVSMGLSEDLHFIRADGSGSLPKGMRHWALPFNVLPAPAVDGLTLEKIDLFLGGMMLRLETANVMMKSCGWLMAPRVLRWLQSLRDGNGNKAYPEIDQGMLKGYPVGLSNQIPVNLGVDGNETEIYFVNFADCMIGEDMDLTLSFSNEASYKDAQGEMVSAFQRDQTLLRVIAKHDFGPRHVESIVVAVAVKWGAGM, translated from the coding sequence ATGTCCCTTGTACTTCAAATGCGTAATGAGCGCGCTGGCCTGGTCACCCAAGTGCAGGCGCTGGCCAAGATCGAGGCCGACGGCGGTAGCTTGAGCGCTGAGCAGTTGCAGCAGTTCACCAGTCTGGAAGCGCAGATCAACGATCTGACGGCCAAGATCAGTCGCGCCGAATCGGCCGAGCGCCTGGCGGCGGCCAGCGCGGTGCCGGTCAACGAGTCGGCTCAGGGGGCGACCAGCCCACCACAAGGCAGTATCTCCGGACCGTTCAGCGAGAAGGCCAAGCCTGGTACCGGCATGGCGCAGATGGCGCGTTTGTTGGCCTCTGCCCATGGCAACCAGCAGACGGCTGCCCAGATGGCGAAAGACGGCGGTTTCCCCGCTGATGTTCATATGGCCTTGAGCGTCGTAACCCCAGGTGCGGGCGGTGTGCTGGTGCCGCAGAACTTCGCTACCGAGGTCATTGAGTCGCTGCGTCCGGTGTCCATTGTGCGCAAGATGGGCGTTACCAGCCTGCCGCTGAACAACGGCAACCTGACCCAGCCGCGTATCACCGGCAACACTGTGGTGACGTACATCGGTAGCGATACCGATATCCCGATCACCGGCATGACGTTCGCTGACACCAAGCTGTCGGCGAAAAAGGCTGCCGCTATTGTGCCTATTTCCAACGACCTGCTGGCCATGAGCGGGGTAAACCCTCGCGTCGATGGCCTGGTGCTCAATGACCTGACCGTGAGCATGGGCCTGTCGGAAGATCTGCACTTCATCCGGGCTGATGGCTCTGGCTCGCTGCCCAAGGGTATGCGCCACTGGGCGCTGCCTTTCAACGTCCTGCCGGCGCCGGCGGTTGATGGGCTGACGCTGGAAAAGATCGACCTGTTCCTGGGCGGCATGATGCTGCGCCTGGAAACCGCGAACGTGATGATGAAGTCGTGTGGCTGGTTGATGGCTCCGCGCGTCCTTCGTTGGCTGCAATCGCTGCGTGATGGCAATGGCAACAAGGCTTATCCAGAAATCGATCAGGGCATGCTGAAAGGCTACCCAGTCGGTTTGAGCAACCAGATCCCGGTCAACCTCGGCGTCGACGGCAACGAAACCGAGATCTACTTCGTCAACTTCGCGGACTGCATGATCGGCGAAGACATGGACCTGACCCTGAGCTTCAGCAATGAAGCTTCCTACAAGGACGCCCAGGGCGAAATGGTCAGTGCCTTCCAGCGTGACCAGACCCTGCTGCGCGTGATCGCGAAACACGACTTCGGCCCGCGTCACGTCGAGAGCATCGTGGTGGCGGTCGCTGTGAAGTGGGGCGCAGGCATGTAA
- a CDS encoding phage tail sheath subtilisin-like domain-containing protein, which produces MSVSFSNIPSDIRVPLFYAEVDNSMANSGASSLRRLIIGQVNDDADGPEIGRLTLVSRTSEAKDIGGAGSMLASMHARWRAIDVAGEVWCLPLKVATGVAATGTVTVTGSVESAGLVNLYIAGQRVRALAVAGASADAVATALAAAINEAIDLPVTATVAAGVVTLQAKFKGELGNDIQVQLNRLGRVNSEVTPAGLTIVTTGMTSGVGSPDAAAALAALGDEEFEFIAQPWTDADTLDAWKETMDDSAGRWSWAKQLYGHVYSAKRGTLGELVAAGRLRNDPHVTVHGFERGVPQPVWEVAAGWAARTAVFISADPARPTQTGVVTGIDPAEASARFTLTERQSLLTSGMATASYSGGSYRIERAITTYQRNAYGQADDSYLDSETLHQSAYVIRYLRSIITSKYGRHKLANDGTRFGPGQSIVTPKVIRGELIAAYGALERDGIVENAEMFNRYLIVERDANNPNRLSVLFPPDLVNQLRVFALLYQFRLQYPEAT; this is translated from the coding sequence ATGAGCGTAAGTTTCAGCAACATCCCCAGCGACATTCGCGTGCCGCTGTTCTATGCCGAAGTCGACAACTCCATGGCCAACAGCGGCGCATCGAGCTTGCGCCGGCTGATCATTGGCCAAGTCAACGACGACGCCGATGGCCCCGAGATTGGCCGCCTGACCCTGGTGTCGCGGACCAGCGAGGCCAAGGACATTGGCGGCGCCGGTTCGATGCTGGCCAGCATGCACGCCCGTTGGCGCGCCATCGACGTGGCCGGCGAGGTGTGGTGCCTGCCGCTCAAGGTTGCCACCGGCGTGGCTGCGACTGGCACCGTTACCGTAACGGGGTCGGTCGAGTCGGCCGGCCTGGTCAATCTGTACATCGCTGGCCAGCGCGTGCGCGCCCTGGCTGTGGCGGGCGCTTCGGCCGATGCGGTGGCCACTGCCTTGGCGGCGGCCATCAATGAGGCGATCGACCTGCCGGTTACCGCGACGGTAGCCGCCGGCGTGGTCACCCTGCAGGCCAAGTTCAAGGGCGAGCTGGGCAACGACATTCAGGTGCAACTCAATCGCCTGGGCCGCGTGAACAGTGAGGTTACCCCGGCGGGCCTGACCATCGTCACCACCGGCATGACCAGCGGTGTCGGCAGCCCTGACGCCGCAGCCGCGCTGGCCGCGTTGGGCGACGAAGAGTTCGAATTTATCGCCCAGCCGTGGACCGACGCCGACACCCTGGACGCCTGGAAAGAGACCATGGACGACAGCGCCGGTCGTTGGTCCTGGGCTAAACAGCTGTACGGCCACGTCTACAGCGCCAAGCGCGGCACCCTCGGTGAGCTGGTCGCGGCCGGGCGCCTGCGCAACGACCCGCATGTGACCGTGCATGGCTTCGAACGGGGCGTGCCGCAGCCGGTGTGGGAGGTGGCGGCCGGCTGGGCGGCGCGAACGGCGGTGTTCATCAGTGCCGACCCTGCGCGGCCGACGCAGACCGGCGTGGTGACGGGCATTGATCCGGCGGAGGCAAGTGCTCGTTTCACTCTGACCGAACGGCAGTCGCTGCTGACCAGCGGCATGGCCACGGCAAGTTACAGCGGCGGCAGCTACCGCATCGAGCGCGCCATTACCACGTATCAGCGCAACGCCTACGGGCAAGCCGATGATTCGTATCTGGACAGCGAGACGCTGCACCAGTCGGCGTATGTGATCCGCTACTTGCGCAGCATCATCACCAGCAAGTACGGCCGCCACAAGCTAGCCAACGACGGTACCCGCTTTGGCCCCGGCCAGTCGATTGTCACGCCGAAGGTGATTCGCGGTGAGCTGATCGCGGCCTACGGCGCGCTTGAGCGTGACGGCATTGTCGAGAACGCCGAGATGTTCAATCGGTACCTGATCGTCGAGCGTGACGCCAACAACCCGAACCGGCTCAGCGTGCTGTTCCCGCCGGACCTGGTGAATCAACTGCGCGTGTTCGCGCTGCTGTACCAGTTCCGCCTGCAGTACCCCGAAGCGACTTAA
- a CDS encoding phage terminase small subunit P27 family, translating into MAGNGNSGRPGLPASVHLLNGNRSKLSPAQLMNEIKDPAVPVGVPPMPDFLTGDAVAEWTRITEALVALGWVSRLDQLALATYCQAYGDWLRFQRLIAERNAQSADGLGGEVQTFKTGAQQTHVLRQLANDAEKRANAAGAQFGLSPLARRNMRAAPAAQGDLFPNAERDAASKYFS; encoded by the coding sequence ATGGCCGGAAACGGTAACTCCGGGCGGCCAGGCCTGCCCGCATCGGTGCATCTGCTCAACGGCAACCGCAGCAAACTCTCGCCTGCGCAGTTGATGAATGAAATCAAAGATCCAGCGGTGCCGGTCGGCGTCCCGCCCATGCCGGATTTTCTCACCGGGGACGCGGTAGCCGAGTGGACACGGATCACTGAGGCGCTGGTTGCACTGGGTTGGGTGTCGCGCCTCGACCAGTTGGCGCTCGCCACGTACTGCCAAGCCTACGGCGATTGGCTGCGCTTCCAGCGGCTGATCGCTGAGCGCAATGCACAGTCGGCAGACGGCTTGGGTGGCGAGGTGCAGACCTTCAAGACCGGCGCCCAGCAGACCCATGTGCTGCGGCAGCTGGCCAACGACGCCGAGAAGCGTGCCAACGCGGCCGGTGCTCAGTTCGGGTTATCTCCCCTGGCGCGCCGGAATATGAGAGCCGCGCCGGCGGCACAAGGAGATTTGTTCCCGAATGCAGAACGAGACGCTGCCTCAAAGTATTTCAGCTGA
- a CDS encoding terminase large subunit — MQNETLPQSISADCRVKGFADQVLAGTIIAGPDVRNAVRRHLLDLETGHERGLIWNAEAALRAIGFFEDVLRLNGGDFEGLPFRLAPWQAFIVGSLFGWYTDDGYRRFRQAYIETGKGSGKSPLVGGIGLYGLVADGEQRAEVYAAATKKDQAQILFRDAVAMVNMAPHLAGRLVQSGRDEKVWNLFYPATNSFFRPISSDDGQSGPRPHVALIDELHEHKTASAVNMMRAGTKFRRRALIVMITNSGSDKGSVCGQYHDLGVRICEGKEHNDAFFAFICSLDKGDDPFKDEACWPKVNPSLDYVLEGQTDGIPGRKYLREQVAEAKGLPAKEAVVRRLNFCEWTQATSPWLSWEIWRGAAERVPMRILRNRPCVGGLDLASTTDLTAFVLMFSPMPYDPHWRSLSYFWIPDDDLSGREKRDRVPYLQWVKERHLETTPGRAISKLHVLRRLQTICDYFDVRRIAYDRWRIEDLLQLMTDNSITLPELKPFGQGFKDMGPAVDEFERRLLGRKVEPSEVIELDPDDYEVVSEVTTSTEVVETLLHDDNPVMTWNAGNAVIVFDPANNRKVDKSKATGRIDGIVAAVMAVGISSDISEASDTSVYDEGVGI, encoded by the coding sequence ATGCAGAACGAGACGCTGCCTCAAAGTATTTCAGCTGACTGCCGGGTAAAGGGCTTCGCTGACCAGGTGCTGGCCGGCACAATCATCGCTGGGCCGGATGTTCGTAACGCTGTGCGGCGCCATCTGCTGGACCTTGAGACGGGGCATGAGCGCGGACTGATCTGGAACGCCGAGGCGGCGCTGCGGGCCATCGGGTTTTTCGAAGATGTGCTGCGCCTCAACGGCGGCGACTTCGAGGGGTTACCGTTCAGGCTGGCGCCTTGGCAGGCGTTCATCGTCGGTAGCCTGTTCGGCTGGTACACCGACGATGGCTACCGCCGGTTTCGCCAGGCGTACATCGAAACCGGTAAGGGCTCCGGCAAGTCGCCCCTGGTCGGCGGGATCGGCCTGTATGGTCTGGTTGCCGACGGCGAACAGCGAGCGGAGGTGTACGCCGCCGCCACCAAGAAGGACCAGGCACAGATCCTGTTCCGCGATGCGGTAGCGATGGTGAACATGGCACCGCATCTTGCCGGGCGTTTGGTTCAGTCCGGGCGCGACGAGAAGGTCTGGAACCTGTTCTACCCCGCGACCAACAGCTTTTTCCGCCCGATCAGTTCCGACGACGGCCAGTCCGGCCCTCGGCCTCATGTGGCGCTGATCGATGAGCTGCATGAGCACAAGACGGCCAGCGCGGTGAACATGATGCGAGCGGGTACCAAGTTCCGGCGTCGTGCATTGATCGTGATGATCACCAACAGCGGCTCCGACAAGGGCTCGGTGTGCGGTCAGTACCACGACCTGGGCGTGCGGATCTGCGAGGGTAAAGAGCACAACGACGCATTCTTTGCCTTCATCTGCTCGCTGGACAAAGGTGATGACCCCTTCAAGGACGAAGCGTGCTGGCCGAAGGTGAACCCGTCGCTGGACTACGTTCTTGAGGGGCAGACCGACGGCATCCCTGGTCGCAAATACCTGCGCGAGCAAGTGGCCGAGGCCAAGGGTCTACCGGCCAAAGAGGCGGTGGTCCGGCGCCTGAACTTCTGCGAGTGGACCCAGGCGACATCGCCTTGGCTGTCGTGGGAGATCTGGCGCGGTGCTGCCGAGCGGGTACCGATGCGCATCCTGCGCAATCGCCCTTGTGTTGGTGGCCTGGACTTGGCTAGTACCACGGACCTGACGGCGTTTGTGCTGATGTTCAGTCCGATGCCGTACGACCCGCACTGGCGCTCACTATCGTACTTTTGGATTCCTGACGACGATCTGTCGGGCCGGGAGAAACGCGACCGCGTGCCGTACCTGCAATGGGTCAAGGAGCGCCATCTGGAGACGACGCCAGGGCGGGCCATCAGCAAGCTGCATGTGCTCCGGCGCCTGCAGACCATCTGCGATTACTTCGACGTGCGGCGGATCGCCTACGACCGCTGGCGGATCGAGGACTTGCTGCAGCTGATGACGGACAACAGCATCACGCTGCCCGAGCTAAAGCCCTTCGGGCAAGGCTTCAAGGACATGGGGCCGGCGGTGGACGAGTTCGAGCGGCGCCTGTTGGGCCGCAAGGTTGAGCCGTCGGAGGTCATTGAGCTGGACCCAGATGATTACGAAGTTGTGTCGGAAGTCACCACTTCCACCGAGGTGGTCGAGACCCTGCTGCACGACGACAACCCGGTGATGACCTGGAACGCAGGCAACGCAGTGATCGTATTCGACCCTGCCAACAACCGGAAGGTCGACAAATCCAAAGCCACGGGCCGCATCGACGGCATCGTCGCTGCCGTGATGGCGGTTGGCATCAGTAGTGACATTTCCGAGGCATCAGACACGTCGGTTTACGACGAAGGGGTAGGTATATGA
- a CDS encoding phage tail tube protein, with the protein MGQKVAGTCYIKVDGDQLVITGGVECPLSDVKRETITRGYFKEEDLIPYVVVDAVKTANFPRAKLAAGIAMTVTAELADGSVYVLSGAYLVDETKVTGDDAKVSLKFEGIQGDWQ; encoded by the coding sequence ATGGGTCAGAAAGTCGCAGGCACCTGTTACATCAAGGTCGACGGCGATCAGTTGGTCATCACCGGCGGCGTGGAGTGCCCGCTGTCGGACGTGAAGCGGGAGACCATCACGCGGGGCTACTTCAAAGAAGAAGACCTGATCCCCTACGTCGTCGTTGACGCGGTGAAGACCGCCAACTTCCCCCGGGCCAAGCTGGCCGCCGGTATTGCCATGACCGTAACGGCCGAACTGGCTGATGGCTCCGTGTACGTGCTGAGCGGCGCGTACCTGGTCGATGAAACCAAAGTGACCGGCGACGACGCCAAGGTCTCGCTCAAATTCGAAGGCATTCAAGGAGACTGGCAGTAA